The DNA region CATAACGATACAGCATGTACTAGTACGTGTATTTATTTGATAGTTCAAGGAGAACTTTCATTACTTAACATTGTGAATTTGTTTTATAGTTCAACAGCTTCGAGCAGCTGTGTATCAACTACACCAACGAGAGACTCCAGCAGTTCTTCAACCACCACATGTTTGTCCTCGAGCAGGAAGAATACAAGAAAGAAGGTATTCAGTGGGAGTTCATCGACTTCGGTATGGACTTGGCTGCCTGTATTGAGCTTATTGAAAAGGTATTGTATTCAGGTCCGTCATCTCCAAATTTTACGTGCTCTAAGATGAGGTCATACATAAACTAATATGTTGTTTACAATCTTTCAGCCCATGGGTATCTTGTCCATCCTTGAAGAGGAATGCATGTTCCCCAAGGCTGACGACAAGTCTTTCAAGGACAAACTGTACTCCAACCACATGGGCAAATCACCCAACTTTGGCAAACCAGGAAAGTCTCCCAGGCCCGGAATCCCAGCCCCTGACTTCTCTCTGGGTCATTACGCTGGCTCTGTGGGATACAACATCTCCAACTGGCTGGAGAAGAACAAGGATCCAATCAACGAGAACGTTGTGACTCTTCTGTCTGCTTCCAAGGAACACCTTGTAAAGGAACTCTTCCAGGCACCCCCCGTAGAAGAGGGTGGCGGCggtaagaagaagaagaagtctTCTGCTTTCCAGACCATCTCTGCTGTTCACAGGGTAAGACCTATTCcccttaaaaaagaaatataaaaaacataacaaaaaacaaaagacaTTATACAGATCTTAAAGTTATGTGTAttttatgtattgatattatcaGCCGTAAccttttatattgttttgttttaggaATCCTTGAACAAACTGATGAAGAACTTGTACAGCACTCACCCTCATTTTGTGCGTTGTATCATTCCCAACGAAATGAAACAGTCCGGCATGATCGATGCCGCCCTGGTCCTGAACCAGCTCCAATGTAACGGTGTACTTGAGGGTATCAGAATTTGTCGTAAAGGATTCCCCAGCAGAGTCATCTACTCTGAATTCAAACAGAGGTAATAAAAATAAGATCAAACATTAatatattcaatcattataCAATAAATGAATCTATTTTTACAGTAAGCTGAGAATAggtaaattaaaacattttttttgcttCATTTAAGATATTCCATCTTGGCTCCCAATGCTGTTCCACAAGGCTTCGTTGATGGCAAGGCCGTCTCTGAAAAGGTTCTGCTTGCTCTGCAACTCGACCCCGCAGAGTACCGTCTTGGTAACACCAAGGTCTTCTTCAAAGCCGGTGTACTCGGTATGCTTGAGGAAATGCGTGACGAACGCTTGTCCGCCATTATTTCTGGATTCCAGGCTCACATCAGAGGTTATCTGATGCGCAAACAGTACAAGAAGCTGCAGGACCAGAGGTTAACTATTTATTAGGAAATtctaataattatatcattaagtTATATTCGTATATTTTATTTCTGCAGTGAAGTATGTTTAAACTTAAGACAAAATGTTGGGTTTCCTTTTTCAGAACTGCTCTTGCCATGATCCAGAGAAACATCCGTAAATGGCTCGTTTTGAGAAACTGGCAGTGGTGGAAACTGTACGCCAAGGTCAAGCCAATGTTGAACGTTGCCCGTGCTGAGGAAGAGATGAAGAAgaaattggaagaaatgcacaAGATGGAAGAGGAACTTAAGAAAACCTCTGAAATCAAGAAGAAGCTCGAGGAACAGAACGTTGATTTGATGGAACAGAAGAACAGAATCTACATTGAACTCCAAGCCGAGCAGGACAGAATCGCTGAATTTGAGGAGCGACTTGAGAAATTCATTACAGACAAAGCTGAGATGGAGAGCCAGCTTAAGGAATACGAGGATCGTCTCCTTGATGAGGAAGACGCTGCCGCCGAGCTTGAGGGCATCAAAAAGAAGATGGAGGCTGAAAATGATGAGTTGAAGAAAGACATTGAGGATCTGGAGACCACCCTTGCCAAGGCTGAGCAAGAGAAACAAACCAAAGACAACCAGATTAAGACCCTCACCGATGAGATGCAGCAACAGGATGAACAGATTGCTAAGCTCAACAAAGACAAGAAGGCTATGGATGAGGCTCACAAGAAGACCCTCGCCGACCTGCAGGCCGAGGAAGACAAGTGCAATCACCTCAACAAACTCAAGCAGAAACTTGAACAGACTCTTGATGAGATGGAAGACAACTTGGAGCGCGAGAAGAAGATCCGTGGAGATGTTGAGAAGGCCAAGCGCAAGCTTGAGCAGGACCTTAAATCCACACAGGGTGCTGTTGAAGATCTTGAGCGTGTCAAGAGAGAGCTTGAGGAGGCAGGAAAGAAGtacggtttttttttacatttatgataaataaagtGTATCTGTAGTAATGTTTCCTATTATTTATTGAATGAACTTAATAATCACTTTTTTCAAACCTTTCATTTCAAGTGCTTTCTTCATGCTCATTTGTTTCTATTATAGGAAGGACAACGAGATCAACAGCCTCAACTCTCGCATTGAGGATGAACAGGGCATCAACGCCGGTCTCCAGCGCAAGATCAAGGAGTTGAACGCCAGAATCGAGGAACTTGAAGAGGAACTCGAGGCTGAGCGTGCCGCCAGAGCCAAGGCCGAGAAACAGAGAATTGAGCTCGGACGTGAGCTGGACGAGTTGAGCGAGCGTCTGGATGAGGCTGGTGGTGCAACAGCAGCTCAGGTCAGTAGAAACATCAGACGTCTCGAAACATGGAGTTCGGTCTGCTAAAGGCACGCGTTTGTATTTTACACCATAACTTCTTCTCTTCCAGATCGACCTCAACAAAAAGAGAGAACAGGAATTGTTGAAACTGCGTCGCGACCTGGAGGAGCAGACTTTGGCTGGCGAGGCACAGGTCGCTGCTCTCCGCAAGAAGCAGCAGGATATGTCCAACGAGATGGCTGACCAAATCGACCAGCTCAACAAAGCCAAGGCTAAGTATGGAAACATATCAGTATTTCAGTTATCTGCGTTATCGATAATAACTTAACAATATTATTTCAagtaattattaaataatatcgGGTAAAAGATAAAGGAAATATACTTGTATAATTGTGTGCAATGGAACTAAATGAACAACCTATTACAGACTGGAGAAGGATAAGAAAGATTTGAAACGTGAGCTTGATGACATGCAAAGTCAGCTCCAACATGTCATTAAGCAGAAGGTAATAGCAGAATGACTATTTCATAGTCTAGTCATTCTTCAAGCCGTCTGCTCCCTCACTTTAACACTGGGACTCGGTGCCCGAGCATGGGAACACCTcactcttttatttaaaaaaaaaaccacagaaCAAAAACACAACCATTCGCCACCAATATCACGACCCCCTCTCTACCTAACAAACTCTAGCCATCATAAAAACATTTGTACACCCCCACTTATTTCCTTACCTTCTTTCTCTTTCCGTCTAGAGCTCTAAAAGACGCCGCACAAATGAAGGTAGAGCTTGACGACCTTCATGCACAGATTTCTATtgtcaacaaaaataaggtACACAGAATGAactctttttattattttctgctgttttaaattttcttttcattattttatcatttttgtcatttttgcaATGATAAATAACTGCACATTTTTCTTCCTTATCACTAATCTTCTGTTAAATCTTCAtaagaataacaataattttaatttatgtgTTAACGGTTCATGGtattctatttttgaaaaaaaagtcataaaatATTCAACGATAGTTTTCGGTTCAATTTTGTACGAAAGTTTGTCATCTTATAAATGAAAGATTGCCCAAATTTGCAGCAATCTGCCGAGAAGGTATCCAAACAGCTTGAAAGCCAACTTTCCGAGGCCAACTCAAGAATTGATGAAGCCAACAGAATCATCGCTGACCTCAATTCAGGCAAATCCAGGCTTCAAAGCGAGGCTGCCGATCTTACTCGCCAGTTGGAAGAGGCCGAGAGCCGTGTTGGTCAACTGACCAAGGAGAAATCTTCTCTTGCTTCTCAGCTGGATGAGGCTAAACGCTCAATTGAAGAGGAATCAAGAGTATGTTACATATTATTAAtgattcaaattctttttttttccgggtaatttttttatttacagtgtTATACAGACATACTCTAAATGTTGATTTTTCGTCTTTAAATAGATCCGCCAGAAAATGCAGTCCGAAGTCCGAAATCTCACCGCCGACTTGGACTCTCTCCGCGAACAGTTCGAGGAAGAGCAAGAGTCCAAGGCTGAAGTCCAACGCCAGCTCAGCAAAGCCCACAACGAGGTTCAGATGTGGCGCTCCAAGTGCGAGAGCGGTGGTGGTGCCAGCGCCGAGGCTGTTGAGGAGTTGAGGTATGCCGACTCAACAAAACCTAAAACACCATACAATATAAATCAACGATACAAGTTTGAACAACAAGTAAAATGATTTATCtcttatttttatcatagaCGCCGTATGCAGGCTAAACTGAATGAGGCCGAGCAGAATCTTGAGGCTGCTAATGCCAAGATCAGTCAACTCGAGAAGGTCAAACTCCGCATGGGACAGGAGATGGAAGACCTGGTTATTGAAGTTGAAAGAGtacgttttacttttaaaattaaaatcttgaaCTGATCTTTAAAGCGTTTATTttgcaaaacatttaatcatttGTTCGATTTACGTTTAGGCCAACTCCAATGCAAACAACTTGGAGAAGAAACAGAGAGCTTACGACAAGACCGTCCAGGAATGGCAGAGCAAGGTGAAGAGTCTGGAAATTGAGATTGACAACGCCCACAAAGAAACCCGCAGCTTCTCTGCTGAAACCTTCAGACTGAAGGCTCAGTTCGAGGAATCCGTCGACACCATTGAGTCCCTCAGACGCGAGAACAAGAATCTCGCCGACGAGATCCACGAACTCACCGACCAACTCAGTGAGGGCGGAAGAAGTGTGCACGAGGTCGAGAAGGCCAAGCGCCGTCTTGAGATGGAAAAAGAGGAGCTCCAGGCTGCTCTGGAAGAGGCTGAAAGCTCTCTTGAGCAGGAGGAAGCTAAAGTCATGCGTGCTCAACTTGAGATCGCCACTGTCAGAACCGAGATTGACAGACGTCTCCAAGAGAAAGAAGAGGAATTCGACAAcaccagacgcaaccaccagcGTGCCCTTGATTCCATGCAAGCTAGTCTGGAGGCTGAGGCCAAGGGTAAGGCTGAGGCCATGAGGATCAGGAAGAAGCTGGAGCAAGACATTAACGAATTGGAGGTCGCCCTTGATGCCGCCAACCGCGCCAAGGCTGATCTGGAGAAGAACGTCAAACGCTACCAGCAGCAGATCAGAGTACGTGTTCATCCTACCTGTATCTTATTcagttgaattatttttaataaaaaatacttctTATGAGTGATATGAATTAATTATACTTGATTTATTTCTTTAGGAAATGCAAGTCTCCATTGAAGATGAGCAGCGTTCCCATAGCGAAGCACGTGAAGCCTACGCCATGTCTGAGCGCCGCTGCATGATTCTGCAGGGTGAGGTAGAGGAGATGCGTTCCTCTATTGAATCCGCTGAAAGAGCAAGAAAATCCGCTGAGACTGAGCTGCACGAGGCTAATGACCGTGTCAATGAGCTCGCTGCTCAGGTCACCTCCCTGCAGGCACAGAAGAGAAAGCTGGAGGGAGACGTCCAGGCAATGCAGGTAAGCTACGTTTTCTGAAAAACATACTTTGACCTAAATTTTACCATCTTAAGCGTCATAGCTTGAATTCGATCATGACAAAACTTatacataaatttatatttgCAGACCGATCTTGAGGAGATGAACAATGAAATCAGAGCTGCTGATGACAAGGCCAAGAAAGCAATGGCCGAGGCCGGCCATCTTGCTGAGGAACTCCGCGCCGAGCAGGAACACAGCAACCAAATCGAGAAATTCCGCAAGGGACTCGAACACCAAATCAAGGAACTCCAGGTCCGCTTGGACGAGGCCGAGGCATCCGCCCTCAAGGGAGGCAAGAAGATGATTGCCAAGCTCGAGAACAGAGTAAGATCatcttcaataaaaaaaaacaggcgTGATTTAAGTCTTAATTTATGCATTATACTGGTATTCTAAGTAAGCAATATTTATACTATTCTTACTTCAGGTGAGAGAACTCGAGAGCGAGTTGGACAGCGAACAGCGCCGTCACGCTGAGACCCAGAAGAACGCTCGCAAGGCCGACCGCCGCCTCAAAGAACTTGCCTTCCAGGCTGATGAGGACAAAAAGAACCAGGAACGCCTCCAGGAGCTCATTGAGAAACTGCAGTCAAAGGTCCTCACCTACAAGCGCCAAGTGGAGGAAGCCGTGAGTATTTCATTTCACAAAACTTTGATAGACAccaaaatatctaaaataatctACAGACTTTCTGTTATATTATCGTGATCTTTATATTCATCACTGGTGTTTGTAGGAGGAAATTGCCGCCGTCAACCTGGCTAAATACCGCAAGGTACAGCACGAGCTTGAAGACGCCGAGGAGCGCGCCGACAGCGCCGAGACCTCCATGTCCAAACTGCGCGCCAAGAGCCGCAGCTCCACCTCTGTACAGAGGACCACCACCGTTTCCTCCAAATCCATGGTCAGTAATCTAAATCTATCAGTTcgtttaactttattttttcctttaaatcCACCATTAGTATCCTTGAAAACGGAATATATCTATCGCTATTTGTTCACTACttggaattgaaaaaaaatcaagcacATGAAttgtgcaaaaataaaatccctttttatatgtatatgaaaattcttatttgtctattttttcttcttttacagTCCAGAATCGAATAAACGAATCTCGGACCATAGGAAAGGACTCTCAATGAAAGCCCCTTACCAAACACCCGTTCAACGAGGAACAATCGGAAGGCGTAACATCTCTCTCCTTCTTCTGTCGCAAACATGCTCCGCAAGGAGCCGTGAAATTCGTCCAACAGCGAATTGATGTGTTGTTTGTGATTTAGACAATTAACTATTTATTGTGTGTTATTTATTGACTGATTGTTCCGTCTTTGGACAACGATCATCAAAACGGAATAGCAGCCAATCAGATGCGGCTGTTCTGTTTTGTGATACTTACAGtaaataaattattgtattgTATCTGCAATCAAatgtctttgttttatttttgatttaccGAAGAGGTCTAGGTTGAATGGAAGTTATTGACCATAATAAACTATAGAtccatattttgaaaatctcaGCTAAAATTGtgacatacattgtacatgaatGCTGAGTATTATAAAATGGATATACGTtcacattgaatatttttatattaatacaaTAATACATTCCCCACAAAAACTTAATTCTCTGACAGCACAATAAGCAAACCTGAAATATGAGTAGCAAGAGGGACATCTTTATGCATCATGCTCGAAGCATCGCTTTGTATAGTAATGGAAAAAGGGTCAGACATCTACGAATCTATTATTCTCATTGATACCCTTCAATATCATTTCTGTCACAGTtatagaaaagtgaaaaagacaatttttattgcaaatatgaCTTTCACATGTTTTATTTGAGTAAAAGGTATATCTAAtcggaaaaaaaaacaaatggtgGCCAGTTTATCCATGATTGGTAAAGCAAAACTTTCtcattcatttttctttaagcGTAAATCTTCTTCATAAGTATCAGatgttaatatatatcttttaactacataatattttcaataatatctCCCATCCAAATTGCACACATACATGTTTAGAGCGTAGGCCAAAAGGCTGCAGTATTTCCGTGAGGTTTCCTGTGATCAAACTATTTCTACTTTAGAGCTAAGAAAGAAATAATAACAATTATAGGGCAATCCAATGGACAATCTGCTTATTTTAACAACTATTTTATGACACTGCCATTTCAGACTAAACAGAAAATAACGTATAAAATTGTATGACTTTTATATAACATGTTATCTTTAATGAATTTgctctcaaaataaaaaatatctaaattttagTTTGGGGTAactaaaaatattcattttttaagctGAAATCTTAAAGTTATTTTTGATTAATTGATTTTCTCTGATGATCATGTAAGAATTGTATCTGAATTCTACGAGGTTGGCAAATTAAGCGCATATTTAAGTGGaactaaaaaaattgttgacctTTTCTAAAAATGTTGGTAAACCTAGCTTCTTCGATTTGCAACTAATGACAGGACATTCATAGGTTTTCTTTTTTGTACTCCAGATGAATGATTTTCTTACCCGAATTTTGTTCTTCAATCAGCAATTGTTGACTTGCaaagcaaaaaattaaattaatcaaaGATGGTTTTAAACATGCAGTTCAGACTTCAGCTACTATTAATGCTTTCGATAACATACTAGTTTAACTCTGATATCcactattttttctttataatttattttataaatgcaaACTATAATTTCTTGCTAGAagcaaaaaagattttttattactAACGGGGTTAgtaacaacaaaattaaataatactcTTCAACAAGTCTACActatatttaaaattcttaaaaaagaaaaataaaacaagaaatttcttttattttaagcccaaaaattaaaatgaaatttaaatgattacctaaaacattgaattttaaCACCTTGACTGCTATCATCGCTGTTGCCTGTCATATTTCCAAATATACgtgtagttttgtttttttcgatatatgcattCAGGTGCCAAATTAAAAGTATgtatttttttgcttttcacgatatatcttaattgaaaacaaacattttttcaaagaattttgaaaagaTCTAGATAGATAGATTCAGTATTTCTTACGCTTTTTAAcgtaaaatagaaatatttttaaaccttCTGTTCCTGAGAATTTATATATGTTACCATTTCCAAAGTAAGATTTTTCGGCTTGTCTTTTACAAAAGATGTAAGTAAGGCCTAGAATCCTTAATTTATCTTAATGGTGTGTTTGAAATaccaaattttacaaatgagaTGACAAAAAAACTAGTTCTGTGCAAAATGACATACTTTTGGCACCTGGGTGTATATATAATAAGAATTAACGTTTTATAGTTTAGTCTGGCTTCCATAAGAACTGGTTCTCAGACTTAATTACAACCAGTTTAATAACTACGTGTCATTAACTTGAGCACAGTTTTTGTTCCATTCAAATCGattatgttttaacaaaaatatatttttatatgtaaatcataAGTAATTTTGGTTTTCTgcttatataaagatatattataGTAACTTTATAGATATATTACCTGGTTATCTATAAAATGCCAACCATTCGAATTTGTTTAGGTACGGTTTAACAAAATTCTGACATTTTTGACGTCAACATGGACGGGAActcgaaaaaagaaaagatagcTGCTGCTAGAAAAAAGGTACCATGATCGCTCTCAATCACCCAGTagtaaattaataataaataacatgttGCTACTGTTTGATTAGTGTATTGCAATCAACAATAATTGTGT from Crassostrea angulata isolate pt1a10 chromosome 7, ASM2561291v2, whole genome shotgun sequence includes:
- the LOC128192852 gene encoding myosin heavy chain, striated muscle-like isoform X1 encodes the protein MAAFDPNDPDMKYLAVDRKALMKEQTVPFDGKKMCWVPDEKEGFLAAEIQSTKGDEITVKTIEGNENRTVKKDDIQQMNPPKYEKIDDMANMTYLNEASVLHNLRSRYKSMLIYTYSGLFCVAVNPYKRLPIYGQALVDKYRGKRKTEMPPHLYAVADNAYQFMVQDRENQSMLITGESGAGKTENTKKVIQYFALVAAGQQKKDEEEKPKEEKKGSLEDQIVQANPVLEAYGNAKTVRNNNSSRFGKFVRIHFGPTGKIAGADIETYLLEKSRVTYQQTVERNYHIFYQLLSNAIPELNEKMLVSPDPALYSFINQGALTADGIDDVEEMKITDEAFDVLGFTNEEKTSMYKCTASIMHMGEMTFKQKGEQAEVDGTAEPEKVAFLLGINAGDFLKCLLKPKVKVGTEFVVKGQNKEQVINSIGALAKSLYDRMFNWLVKRVNKTLDTKAKRNYYIGVLDIAGFEIFEFNSFEQLCINYTNERLQQFFNHHMFVLEQEEYKKEGIQWEFIDFGMDLAACIELIEKPMGILSILEEECMFPKADDKSFKDKLYSNHMGKSPNFGKPGKSPRPGIPAPDFSLGHYAGSVGYNISNWLEKNKDPINENVVTLLSASKEHLVKELFQAPPVEEGGGGKKKKKSSAFQTISAVHRESLNKLMKNLYSTHPHFVRCIIPNEMKQSGMIDAALVLNQLQCNGVLEGIRICRKGFPSRVIYSEFKQRYSILAPNAVPQGFVDGKAVSEKVLLALQLDPAEYRLGNTKVFFKAGVLGMLEEMRDERLSAIISGFQAHIRGYLMRKQYKKLQDQRTALAMIQRNIRKWLVLRNWQWWKLYAKVKPMLNVARAEEEMKKKLEEMHKMEEELKKTSEIKKKLEEQNVDLMEQKNRIYIELQAEQDRIAEFEERLEKFITDKAEMESQLKEYEDRLLDEEDAAAELEGIKKKMEAENDELKKDIEDLETTLAKAEQEKQTKDNQIKTLTDEMQQQDEQIAKLNKDKKAMDEAHKKTLADLQAEEDKCNHLNKLKQKLEQTLDEMEDNLEREKKIRGDVEKAKRKLEQDLKSTQGAVEDLERVKRELEEAGKKKDNEINSLNSRIEDEQGINAGLQRKIKELNARIEELEEELEAERAARAKAEKQRIELGRELDELSERLDEAGGATAAQIDLNKKREQELLKLRRDLEEQTLAGEAQVAALRKKQQDMSNEMADQIDQLNKAKAKALKDAAQMKVELDDLHAQISIVNKNKQSAEKVSKQLESQLSEANSRIDEANRIIADLNSGKSRLQSEAADLTRQLEEAESRVGQLTKEKSSLASQLDEAKRSIEEESRIRQKMQSEVRNLTADLDSLREQFEEEQESKAEVQRQLSKAHNEVQMWRSKCESGGGASAEAVEELRRRMQAKLNEAEQNLEAANAKISQLEKVKLRMGQEMEDLVIEVERANSNANNLEKKQRAYDKTVQEWQSKVKSLEIEIDNAHKETRSFSAETFRLKAQFEESVDTIESLRRENKNLADEIHELTDQLSEGGRSVHEVEKAKRRLEMEKEELQAALEEAESSLEQEEAKVMRAQLEIATVRTEIDRRLQEKEEEFDNTRRNHQRALDSMQASLEAEAKGKAEAMRIRKKLEQDINELEVALDAANRAKADLEKNVKRYQQQIREMQVSIEDEQRSHSEAREAYAMSERRCMILQGEVEEMRSSIESAERARKSAETELHEANDRVNELAAQVTSLQAQKRKLEGDVQAMQTDLEEMNNEIRAADDKAKKAMAEAGHLAEELRAEQEHSNQIEKFRKGLEHQIKELQVRLDEAEASALKGGKKMIAKLENRVRELESELDSEQRRHAETQKNARKADRRLKELAFQADEDKKNQERLQELIEKLQSKVLTYKRQVEEAEEIAAVNLAKYRKVQHELEDAEERADSAETSMSKLRAKSRSSTSVQRTTTVSSKSMSRIE